Part of the Pyricularia oryzae 70-15 chromosome 3, whole genome shotgun sequence genome, TGAGGCAGAAGACTGGAAGACGGCGAGCGAGAGGCTAGAAACGGCTGTCAAGATCATGAGGGCTGCTGGTCTTGAACTTGAATCTCCCTCATGAAACAAATATACATATCTCTCCTTTTTTGTCTTCTATGTATCATTTTTATTCATTTTTATTCTACCTAAAATTTCCAtgtgcaaaaagaaaagggcgGCTCTCTCTCTCCTTCACTCTTTCCTTTGATTCCTATTTCCTGTTTTTATCCCCATGTTTATAGGGCCTCGAACATTTGTAAATAAAGCCACACGACCTCtatactttttcttttcttttcttttgttgtcTGCATCGCCaacgaggagaagaaaatgAAATAGGGAAAGCACGAGGACCATAGCGACACCGTTTGGAGGGGTCGCGAGCGAGGGGAAACCAGATAATCGTGGGCATGGGCGGATGAccagttttcttttctttctttcttctttgtctttcttttttttttcgaaacTTGATAGCATCGGCATGGCGTTTTGACATGAAATGTTTTAACTTTGTGCACTTTTGCTCTCATTGGCGAATCGGGAATCTATGGTTTGCAATTTTGAGGTAAATACTATTCTAGCTATCCCAGGTCAGCGTGCAAATCATGCATGTTCACTTCTTCCCATGCTCTTCTCTTGGATCAGCGCCAATATCTGCCCCCGTGTGCCCAACTGGCCAAGCTTGGATTATGAAGCCAAGGCTGAACTGAACTGGCGCAGTTCAGTGCCTTCGTGCGTGTCTCGATTCAAATGAATTGAACACATCCGCCCGTTGAAGAAAGCGTCACCGATCAAAACAGTATCTACAGTACAATAGGGACAAGACAGAAAATAATATATAGTTTCATTCACCAACTCCAACGCTAGCTCTCGACAAGCTTTGAAACTTTCTTTATCTGGAACATGGCGTGGAattaagaaaaagaagaaaaaaagcccgtCTACAGAACCCGGGGATATACAGCTTTGTACACCGTCTCGTCCCCCCAGATGCCACAAACTCAAAATAGTATAACTTCACTTGGGATCCAACACAATTCCCTCGTACTCTTTGCTTCGGATAAGGTCCAGGGTGTGTTGGAAGTGTTTCCTGCAAGCTTCGACAGATGCAGAGTCTTGTTGGTTGCCGGCGAAATTTGAGTGGATAAGCTCAATAAGGCCGTTGAGGTATTTGGTTGTGACCTGACAACAGTCGTCAGTACGGTGCTCCGTGAGAGAGAATGATCCCATCCCAGATTTACTTACCGACTCGTTGCGTTGGTCAAAATAATAAACATATCTGTCTAGGATTTCGACAAACAGCTCAATTGATGTTGCAGTCTCCATGCACGAGTCTGCCACCCGGAGAGCCCGCTGCAGACATTCGAGCACGCGCTTGCCATCACGGTACAACTATCAAAACGGTGTCAGCTCAGCCCAAATCCAGCCCTTCGTATTTGAAAAGCTGGGGTTAATGTTTCATCCAGACTTACCTCGGTGTTCTCATCCTCCCCATTGGCTGCAATCGGTGTGGCCCACCACAGGTGACTAGCCAGGTATACGGCTCGACATTGGTCGGGCTTGCGAAGCAGTTTGCTCGAGTGCTGCGCGCACTTTGTGATCAGAGTATCATAGTTCTCCTTGCCAAAATTGCGCGTCTGGTGCAGGGCGCTGGCCACCACGCAGACTGCCTGGAACTGGGCTTTCGAATCCGATACGGCTTCCTCGTAAACAGTGAAAGCCTGTGCAAAGAATTCGTATGCCACCTCTTCAAATCCGGCTGCGTCGGCTGTTTGGCCACAGGCGCAGAAAAGACGTAGAGAGAGTTCAGCTGCTCCGGCACCGTTGACGCGTGCGTACAACGTCGAAATCGCAGAGTGCAAGAACTTGAACAGGGCCGAAGATTGCGAGGACCAGTTATCGTCATAGTGTTCCCGTGCCTTGAAGCGACGGGCCAACTTCATACCTGCCGTTATCAGCGGCGGTGTTGTTGTGCGAATGCGGTCATTGCCGTCGCCATACGCCTTGCGTGTCATCTGCAAGAGCTTGAACTGCGTGTCGTTGTTTTCGGAATCCAGCAAGTGCACGATGCGGGCAAGCCAGCCCTGCTCCTCAAGCGTCTCATCCGTCTCCATGACGCGTTGCCGGGCCGGCGCCACACCTGGGTATCCTTGTGGTGGGTGTGATCCCTCTTTTATCAACACCTTGAGAATCTCCAGCACGTTTTCGAGCTGCTCGACTGTACAAATCTGTATGCGATCGCGAAGCAGGGTTCTAGCCACCTCGCCAGCTACTGCTCGTCGCGTGGGGTACGTCTGTGCTTGATATAAAGGAACATATGTCGGTAAAGCCAAAGCAGTGAACATGGACACATATCTCTTCAGAGGTGCCTGGAGTAGAGCCAGGAGGCTTTGTTGTGCGGGAGGCGAGTGCAAATCAGGGCTGTTGGCATGTTCCCTGACTTTGGTGGTGGCGTACTCCAAGACCTGGTCCACGTAGTCCAGACGTCCGGGATAGATGTTGAGCGCAAGGTTGACTAGTGACACTAGCAATGCGATTGTGTCCTGAATGGGGAGGTGTTGAGCCTGTACGAGGTTCTTGACCTGGCCAAAGAATATCTCGTAGAGCTTTACATTTTCGGGTATTCCCCTGTGTTTCTTTACTGGCTCCTGTTGCTCGCCATTGCCCTCTCCATCCTGCCCGTTGACGGCGGTGGCTTCACTGTCAGCTATGGATTGCCCATCCTGTCCAAGCGTTTCGGCGGTTGAATCAACATCCGCCTCAGTCCGGGCAATGTTCTCATCCTCCATTTCTAGTCGTTTATGCTCTTCAGGCGGCGGAGGGGGTGGCGGGCCTGATGACTCTGCGTTCTCTCTGGCGATCTTGACCTTCTCCAGCAGCTCTGCTATTGCGTCTGCCTCCATTGTTTCCCGGTCCTCCTCGGGCTCGTTCTGGGACTCACGCTCGGCATAATCGGACAACCTATCCATCAAGCCTATAACGATAGCTTTGACGTTGACGTGTGGGTTTAGTCTCGAGACCGCGGCGAGGAACTGGTCAAGTGTGTGTAGGTGGTATTCGTCGGGGAAGACCTGGGTAATGACCTCTAGCAGGTATTCTTGCGCCAGCACGTCACGGCATTGCACAACCTGCTCCAACAGGGGTGCCAGGATAGCAGTCTTGTAGGCCTCCAGATCGACCAATTGGCTAAGGCGCACCAGGTTTGAGCCGACAAGCAGTTGCAACTCCTTTCGTTCTTGCGTCCTCTGCTCGCGCTCCCTCGAGTGGCCTTGATGTTGCAACCGTACCCACAGCTTGTTCATCTCGACAAAGTTGGTCAGGACAAAGTTGATCGAATCCTGCAGGTTGCCCTCGGGACCGTCGCCCTCGCCTTGTGGCAGAAAATCCCTTGCCTGGCCAGACAAATAGTACCTCAGGAACAGGCCGCGGATCGGATGTTGGACGCCGCGGCTCATGTCCATCATGTCCTTCATGAGCTCCTTGACGGGGGCCGCATCAATGGCCATGTATGCGGTGCCCACAGTAATCATTAGATACAGCCGCGGGATGATGTTGCCTGCATACTGGACTAGCTCGTAGAGGTCGGCAAGATGGTTGACTTGGTGGTTCTCACGGAGGTGGACGGAGAGGTAGCGCAGCGCATCGAAGACGGACATGTACAGTTCGTAGTATTGCTTGGGACCTAGGCTGCTTGTCCGAAGCTCCGATACGAGGGTCGAGCTGCGGTCGCAGAGCAAATAGGCCGTCAGCTTCAAAATATACGATCCAAGCTGTCCAGAGACACATGAGGGGGTTAGCTCCAGGATACAAAAGACGTCGTAACTTACCAGCATTTGAGCGCATCCATTAGCTTCCCTGGAGTGTCTAGACATTTGCGCATCATTTGCGTCTGCTGGCGCACAGCTATCAAGGCATCCTCGAGCAGGCGAGCCTGGTCCTCGGGCGGAGCTGGGACCGACGCCATGTTGGGAACAAGCTTGCTCTTCCCCGGGCCTGGGGCTCGGCGGATGATTAGTTTCAGAGCTGCTGACGATTTGATGAATGAGCCTGTCCGCTAAAGGCAGCAGGAAATTGCTGGTTTGCGGGGGATCATATGCAGCGCGGATCGGTAGGGAGGTGAATAATGCGGCAAGCTGTTCGGAGAGGTTGGGATGAGGACGACGCAAGCTGTTCGTTTGCACCTGGTTGGTGGTTCAAGGTAAGGATGCGTCGCGACGTAACTGCCGCCCGGCTGGCTGGTTCTGGCTGGCTGGTTCTGGCTGGCTGAACTGAGCTGCCTAGCCCCCGGAAAGAGAGCTGTCTGTGTCAGGCATGATGAGGTAATCATTGTGGGCCGACCCCACCAGGACATGACGCAGGCAGTGGGAACAAACTGGGAAAATGCACGTGAGATTAAGTGCTATCTTCAGCTCTTTTTACTTCTAAACTAAATAACAATTGGTCTTCATCCAACCTCCAGCAAACGTCCTGGATGCCACATGTCACGTCTAATAATAATGCAAAATGAGGGCAAAAACGAGTCGAATTGACTTACTTTCATGTGCTCTTCCTCTGAAGTGAAAGACTTGTGAAGATTTTGGGGTGAGATGGGGTTTTCAGCGTCCCACTGTTCCAAACAAAACAGCAACGCGTGCCAATTATATCTGAATCGATGCGCAGCCGCATTGGGAATCCAACCAACGACCCAATTAATGCTCACAGAAGCAATATGAAGAAAAG contains:
- a CDS encoding vacuolar protein sorting-associated protein 35, whose amino-acid sequence is MASVPAPPEDQARLLEDALIAVRQQTQMMRKCLDTPGKLMDALKCCSTLVSELRTSSLGPKQYYELYMSVFDALRYLSVHLRENHQVNHLADLYELVQYAGNIIPRLYLMITVGTAYMAIDAAPVKELMKDMMDMSRGVQHPIRGLFLRYYLSGQARDFLPQGEGDGPEGNLQDSINFVLTNFVEMNKLWVRLQHQGHSREREQRTQERKELQLLVGSNLVRLSQLVDLEAYKTAILAPLLEQVVQCRDVLAQEYLLEVITQVFPDEYHLHTLDQFLAAVSRLNPHVNVKAIVIGLMDRLSDYAERESQNEPEEDRETMEADAIAELLEKVKIARENAESSGPPPPPPPEEHKRLEMEDENIARTEADVDSTAETLGQDGQSIADSEATAVNGQDGEGNGEQQEPVKKHRGIPENVKLYEIFFGQVKNLVQAQHLPIQDTIALLVSLVNLALNIYPGRLDYVDQVLEYATTKVREHANSPDLHSPPAQQSLLALLQAPLKRYVSMFTALALPTYVPLYQAQTYPTRRAVAGEVARTLLRDRIQICTVEQLENVLEILKVLIKEGSHPPQGYPGVAPARQRVMETDETLEEQGWLARIVHLLDSENNDTQFKLLQMTRKAYGDGNDRIRTTTPPLITAGMKLARRFKAREHYDDNWSSQSSALFKFLHSAISTLYARVNGAGAAELSLRLFCACGQTADAAGFEEVAYEFFAQAFTVYEEAVSDSKAQFQAVCVVASALHQTRNFGKENYDTLITKCAQHSSKLLRKPDQCRAVYLASHLWWATPIAANGEDENTELYRDGKRVLECLQRALRVADSCMETATSIELFVEILDRYVYYFDQRNESVTTKYLNGLIELIHSNFAGNQQDSASVEACRKHFQHTLDLIRSKEYEGIVLDPK